The Sorex araneus isolate mSorAra2 chromosome X, mSorAra2.pri, whole genome shotgun sequence DNA segment agcccaccaggaatgatccctgagcgcagagccaggagttagccctgagcagccccaagtgtagcccaaaaccaaaaacaaaaagaaagaattgtaACTGCCATCTAATAGCTTAATGTCTGTGTGTTTTGTCTCTACAGGTCGATCCAAAAGACTTCATGTTCAGTGGACTGAAGGATGAAACAGTGGGTCGCTTACCTGGGAAAGTGGCAGGACAGCAATTCCTTATCCAAGACTGTGAGAACTGTAACATCTATATTTTTGATCACTCTGCTACAATTACTATTGATGACTGTACTAGCTGCATTATTTTTCTGGGGCCTGTGAAAGGCAGTGTGTTTTTCCGGAATTGCCGAGATTGTAAGTGTGTATTAGCCTGCCAACAGTTTCGTTTGCGGGATTGTAGAAAACTGGAAGTCTTTTTGTGTTGCGCCACTCAACCCATTATTGAGTCTTCCACAAATATCAAGTTTGGATGTTTTCAATGGTACTACCCCGAATTAGCTTTTCAGTTCAAAGATGCAGGGTTAAGTATCTTCAACAACAACTGGAGTAACATTCATGACTTTACACCTGTATCAGGAGAACTCAACTTCAGCCTTCTTCCAGAAGATGCTGTTGTTCAAGACCATGTCCCTCTACCAACTACGGAAGAACTCCAAACTGTCCGTGTTTCCACCGAAGCCAACAGGAGTATTGTTCCAGTATCCCGGGGTCAGAGGCCAAAGAGTAGCGATGAATCATGTTTGGTGGTGTTGTTTGCTGGTGATTATACCATTGCAAATGCTAGAAAACTAATTGATGAGGTAAGGAGAAAGAACAGAGGAACAGACTTACACCTGGATAGAAACCTGCCATTTGGCtgagaaatttattcttttaaaattgggtattaggggctggagcgtttgtttgccttgcacacggccgacccgggttcggttcccagcatcccatatggtcccctgagcacctccaggagtaattcctgagtgcagagccaggggtaaccccagagcatcgctgggtgtaacccaaaaagcaaaaataaataaataaatagaaataaaaataaaattgggtattaaagatatatatgcaagagaccagagagatagtgcaaaggttatgcacttgccttgccttcaACCAACCtcaattcaatccccggcatcataaatggttccccaggcattgccaggggtgatcctgaggtaagtcctgagcatcaccaggtgtggcctccaaataaaacccaaacaaaatacaaacaatacTTAAGTGAGTATCCTATTTCCCATACAGATTTACCTGTAAACTAGTTGCTTAGGCCCTAaaatactttctcaaagaaactgTTTAAAATGTCAGTGGTAGAGGGTCTTGGGCATTTTGATGTTGGTGAAAGGTGTAGTAATGTTTtacaacaaaaatctaaaagatATCAGTAacataaccatgttacctaaaagtacaataaaaaataaagtgtttaaaatatagttcaagggccagagagataaagcacttgctttgcatgcaattaccctgtttcaatacccatcacaccatgtggtctcccaagcacagagccaggtttaaCCACTGAAAACCATCAGATATGACTTCAAAGTATGTATGAACATACTttgaacatgcacacacaaatatatatatatatatgtatatatgtatacacacatatatgtgtatatttcagTGAACAGTTACtaagcatttttctttgtttgagggCTATTcctagcagtcctcagggctttctcctggctctgtactcagggatcagtcctcatGGACTTAGGAGACTGTGTGgggtaccaggtattgaacccacgTCAGCGATGTGCAAGGTCAATgcttctacctgctgtaccctcACTCAGGCCCTAAGCATTTATTATAGGAGatatgtcactgttactgtcactgaaATTATCTGTTCTCAGAGAATTTCTATTCTATTTAATAAATTCAGTGGAAGCTCACATAGTAAAGTTGTATATTTTATGGTTATTTAGTGGATAAGCATATTGGAGTTTTAATTGGTTAGAGGGTAGGAACGACATTGGAATACAGTGTTCGATCCCTTGTGACAGTGAGAGCAAACTCCACATTATTCTCCCTACTTCCCTAAAGGGGAGGTAGTGTAGAAAAGCTAGGTGAAAACTGGAATGGCAAAGGCTGTGCGTTTATGAGTGGATACTCTTGCTAAGGTTCCTTAGTAAAAAGAATTCTTTTGGGGGACTCTGAAagggacacacttggcagtgcacagagtCTTCTCTTGGCGCTGTGCTCCCAGATCACTCCttgcactgcttgggggaccttttgtggtgctggggatcgaaccccagatggctgtgtgcaaggcaagcaccctatcctctgtactatcactctggcccagtaaAGAGGATTCTTTGAGAATTAGCTTCCACTTGAAAAATAACCTGGGATATAGAGATGAGGGGCTCCAGAAGCAGCAGTGCCTATGTTGACGGTGCCCGTAAAGGAAGCAACAGTAGGATATATTGATTATCCATTAGTTAGAtactcttttattttggtttgtttttattttgttttcaggccacaccaaattgctcaggggttactcctgactctgctctgtaattactcctgatggtgttggggagaccatatgggatgttgtgggttgaaaccgggttggccgtgtgcaaggaaagctccctacctgctatactattgctctgaccccactaATCAAATATTCCTCAGGAAGAAtatgtttcaatttaaaaatcaaacttcCAGGAACATACATGTATCAAGGCTCTTTTCCAAAGTATTTCTTGAAATTGAAACAGTCCTATCAAAAGTTACGACTTTAGGGGCTGAAAGATAAGTCAACGGtctagagtacttgctttgcaggcaggcagactgggttcaatccctagcacctcatatagtcagtcccctgaacacctctgggtatggacaccaaaacaaacaaaaaacagaagtaaTGCTTTTaaaccacaaaataaaagtaatgatttTTATGAGGGAAATAACCTCTCTGTAACTGTACATTCTACAATGTAAGAACCCATGCCTGAAATCAGCAAAGTATATCTGAGGCATAGTTTTCAAAGCAACAGAAGCCCAAGTATAGTTGTATGATTTtcacaacttatttttttaaatggactggagctatagcacggactggagtgatagcacagcgggtagggcctttgccttgcacatggccaacccgggttcgatttctccatccctctcggagagcccggcaagctaccgagcagggtatcctgcccgcacagcagagcctggcaagctacccgtggcatattcaatatgccaaaaacagtaacaactagtctcacaatggagatgttactggtgtctgctcgaacaaatcgatgaacaatgggatgacagtgctacagtgctatctttttaaattttgccgatctgatattttaaaatatatatgataacaATCTGATAAAATATAGAGAAAGTACTTCTGGGCTTTGTGCTCAAAAACCATGTTAATATTATGTCTGAGAGATAAATTTTTCATTATAGTGTACGTTACTTTAAAAAATCTAGGTACAGTTTTCAAAAGATGTGTTATTCAGGTCAAACTACTTGTTTAAGTAATGAGAAGTGGGCATAAAAAGTATGGTATGCTTTTCATTGCAAGTCTTATTAGAGAAAATTACTAAGAACACAAATTACAGTACAAATTAGAATAGCCATTTCTTAGAGTCACGATTGCCCTAGTGTGTATAAAATTTTACTATTGAGTAagttccttgccttgcacatagctcacACAGtagatgcatttttaaatatataatatcattAAATGTCTAATAAACATTTAcccttttgaaatataaaaaatatagcatgtttttaaaaagaaccaaAAGGAAAACtcctttctgtaattttttttatttagctatGGTTATTTGCAAAACTGTTAATGATACATTTCAAGATATGCCTGCAacaaacactttcttttttttctttttgggtcacactcagcaatgcacaggggttaactcctggctctgcactcgggaataactcctggcggtgttcagggcaccatgtgggatgctgggaatcgaacccgggtcggccacgtgcaaggcacatgccctacctgctgtgctatcactccagccccaacaaacacTTTCTTTCCTCATAAGAATCAGATGTTCTTAGCCTTTCAGAACACTGGTTTCTGATTTGTGAAAATTTACTGTTCTGTGTCCTTGAAAATATTTGTGAAGCAAGAGTGATGTTTCTTAGATGTTCTTCTGGCCTACAACAAGTTATAAAAAGCAGAAAGTCAATGATATCAAACAGCAATAATAATTGTTGACAATTACATGGTATTTCCTATATGCCAgggctttttaaactttttccacttatGGTCCCTTTTTGCTTGAGAATTTTTTACAAGACTCTTTGTagatacacatataaaaatatatagtcatttaaacatttaaactgATAAATcataattgcatttatttttaaatgattcccACATTCAGTTATGCAACCCCATATGGGGtcatgacccacagtttaagaagctaggctaTATAACAGGCACTGTTGTAAGAGATTTAATTGAATTTATTCCCTTAATTCTGAATAGCCTTTGAAACATATGCCCTCGTTCCCCTTTTTATCAATAAGGAAAATTAGCCACAGAGAGGGTAAGTGCCTTTCAAAATGTGACTCAGCTAGTAAACAGCAGAGCCTTGATTTTAATCCAGGCAGTCGGGTTGTGTAAGTCACCATCTGATTTTGTAAACCAGTCTTAATCCTTAAGCATGACACTACTGTGCTGCTTCAGTGATAAGAGAAAGTTGACGAATGCCTGGTGGAGCAGGAATGTGACCAAAAGCACAGTGAATCAAGACAGAGAGTACCTTTTAGCCTGAAAATAAACCCTGATTTTTTGTATCCTTTTTAATTCTGAAGCATGGAATTAAGGAGTGAAAATAAATGCAGAGAGAATACCAATATGTGCTAAAAggcctgatatatatatatgtatatattaagataaaaattatataatatatatgtatataaatgagcTCAGAATccaagaaaatatatgtaaaagctACATAATTATGAGATTTAtagtgttggagagatagtacagtgggtaggaccttgCATTGCACACacctgtcccaggttcaatccctgacatcttacatggtccccctagcctgCTAGGATTGATCCTAAttaaagagccaagagtaggccctgagtaccaccaggtgtggccccaaaaccaaaaatatatattattatattttttaaaaagcatgaatCTTGtgttataacaaaaatatatttggacAACTTAGAGATTAATTGACTCCCTAACTCTAGTTTTATTAACTTCTAAGAGTATCACAGAATCTTTTTTTGCACTGTTTTTACAAATGAAACACATCATAATGGACTTTTAGATAGGAAGCATATTCTGGAAAAAGGAATTAAGAGAAGACACTGGGCCTTATTTTTTCTCACCAAAAAATTAGATCTCTTGCTTCCTTTTATCTACATCACAGATAGGCCCAGGATAAATTAGATAAAGGTAATTTGAAGTGTTTGGAAGTAAAGTATTGATTGCATAATTTAAGTTGcatatttttacaattttcaaGCCTTTAAAAGTAGAAGGATTTTCACAAAAAAATGTCTTCAAAGATCTGCCGCAGTGAAATGCCAAAATAGATATTGCTTCATAGTTCACTACTTTTAGGTAAGAGTATTTTGAATTAATCATCTACTTTTGTCAGTTTATGTGTCTGACTGTAAAAGAAGAGGTGCTGAGCAGTCTAGAAAATTAGAAACAGATAGAGGATTGTTTCTGATATTTCAAATAACCTTGCAGTCATCATCTGGCAATGATGGCCATGTAATTTTCTGCtactttatgtttcttttttctgaggCAGCATTGAGGGTTCTGAAATAGGATTTGAGTTTGAATCCAATTTGACCGGATAGTATGGAATAAGAGAGCTGTAAAAGGAAATGCCATCAGCCCTTAAAACTGGCTACAAGGCTCagaaaatggctcaaagggctgaggtacatactttgtgtgcaggagcctcagattcagtccctagcaccacctttgtcccccaagcactttgCAGGATAGTAgctctggagcaccaccaagtccgaaagcaataaaaaattaaagaatgaagTACCATAATCCATTAGAAGTTAtagtagagggccagagagatagtagagggggttAGTACGTACTTTGCATGCAGCATGCTCCATTTTGATACCCAGTACGgcctatggtccctcaaacaccccaggagtaatccctgagcacagctggatgtggcccactcCATCCAAAACAGAGAAACTTGATAACTGGAATGATAGGATAACTGGGAAATGTTTATTATCAAGTAAGTGAAAAATTGTAAAACAGGATGTATAAGTATCTACAATGTTTTCTAAGTAAGGCTAGAAAATTTTATATAGCAAAACATTAACAGTTGTAGTTTTTCTTAGGAAAGTAGGTTGAGCAGTCTTCTTTTATGTGACTTTTCCAATGATCATGTATTTCTCATTGGGTTAAAAAGAAACCCTGGATGATGAAAGGAGGCATATATTTATGACAGTGGCATGTTTAAGTGGACTCCTTAGTTGATATTtacttccatttttaaatttttcctgtgTTCTCTATTGACCATATTATGTTTTATCATTAAAAACCAAATAAGCTTTGCTTTAAGCGACTGGatgatttatttttccaaacaactttcataattatttcaaaaactaACATGTACTCATTACAAATAATGGTAGAAATACAGAAGCGTAGAAATACATTTgggggaatttttattttgttgtttgggtcacttctggcttggtgctcaggactacatggtgccaaggattgacccccccagcctcccatatgcaaagctagcactccagcctgttgagctatctctccagttctaaaaaaaatatttttaagtaacttaTAATGTACTCCACTTTGAattgccattttaatttatttaatttttaatctggTTAGTTGTGTTCAAATCCGAGCTCTGTTATATAATAGTTGTATGCCCTTTAACAAATTTCTTAACCACTCTGTGtcttagttttctcatctgtaaagtgagGGCAGTAATAGTACCTACCTCATAAAAGGATTTTGTGTGTTATACATGTAAAGTACATTTAACTGCTGAGCTTATTAGTGTTCCCATGACTATAGTTACTATTAttgtataatacatatatgtacatatatctacataatgattttaaagtaaatattattggggctgaagagagagctcAAAAAGACtaagcacatgcattgcatgcacgagccccagatttaatccctggcatctaacGGTCCCGCAAAcatctctgggagaaactcatgagcacagagcaccctcccacaaatgaaaaatattaagtaaCATTATTACATAAGCATTTCCCTTTTTGttataatatttcatatataatatcatatactATGGTATATTTAGTGAACTATATAGTATTTAATTATGTGAATGTaccataattttctttgtatttccctCTCAATGGATCTTTCAATACCACCAATCTTAAGTATTCATctgggggtcagagggatagtacagtgggtagggcatttgccttgcatacgggcgacctgggttcaatccccagtattcccctgaagcactgccaggagtaattcctgaatatggCTGGGTATagctcaaacacccaccccactcccagaaaAAATAGTGTTCCTCTGCTAGTTTCAAttcaaaagttttttgttttaaattttgaggaTTTTTCACTTTTACTTGATGCTTAATGTTAACTTGAAATACTCATTCTTAACCAGAACCACCCATCTGGAAGAATCTCATGAATGTGAGATCCTGTTACAGCAAATGTCCCGAATTAGAGTCAAAACTAAAACAACTCAGGGTGCTGCATCACATTTTATAGAGAGAAATATTCAAAtaggaaaatatcattttaatctcTGAAGCTCATCTTAAAATccgaatgaaattttattttccacagatgATTGGTAAAGGCTTTTCTCTGGTACAGACAAAGGAAGTGACAATGAAAGCTGAGG contains these protein-coding regions:
- the RP2 gene encoding protein XRP2, translated to MGCFFSKRQKNERVPPPERENERPKQYSWDQREKVDPKDFMFSGLKDETVGRLPGKVAGQQFLIQDCENCNIYIFDHSATITIDDCTSCIIFLGPVKGSVFFRNCRDCKCVLACQQFRLRDCRKLEVFLCCATQPIIESSTNIKFGCFQWYYPELAFQFKDAGLSIFNNNWSNIHDFTPVSGELNFSLLPEDAVVQDHVPLPTTEELQTVRVSTEANRSIVPVSRGQRPKSSDESCLVVLFAGDYTIANARKLIDEMIGKGFSLVQTKEVTMKAEDAQRVFQEKAANFLPLLNKGSVIALEFNGDNAVEGCQHIVNEIFNGTKMFVSESKETAQRDVDSFYNFADIQMAI